The following nucleotide sequence is from Drosophila simulans strain w501 chromosome 3L, Prin_Dsim_3.1, whole genome shotgun sequence.
CGCCAAGTGTCAAAcgttttgcattaattatttgTGTGAACGCGACATGGgttcattttttgtttcttgatATCTGGATTTCATTGCAAATGATTATGATAAATATAAgttgtgggtgtgggtgtgcgggTGTGTTACCGTgtagaaatttaaattcttaGCTTGAGTAAAGTATATTTGCATGGAATACGAATGCTCTTAACATAGATATTGAGGAGATGCCTAGACGCCGGAATTATTCGAAAGCTGGCCGGGCACCGAGAACTGTGGCCGGAAGTTGGCAAAGTTGCCAGCCGGTCCGCTCGTGAATGCTGGCAAAGTTGTGCCCTGGAATCCAGCCGGGAATTGTGCCATCAATTGAGCTGCAACAGAAATAACACAACAATTGAATATCAAGCTATAGAACAGTTCAGGAGGCAAGACTCACCTGCATTAGAGGCATTTCCGGCGGTGGCCGCCAGTCGGGAGAGAATCGATCTCTCGGACATCTGAAGCCGCTGCGCCACAGGTGGGATGCGAGCCAGTGTAGCTGGCAGCCGGGACACATCGCTCTTCATGTCCGAGAGCAGCTCCTCGAGCTGGTTGAGCACCTTGTGCAGAACAGCGTTTGCGGGCTTGTTACCAGCCAGCGATTCCTTGCTCAGATGCTGATGGGACTCAGCCAGGCATTCGACCTCTGCGAAACGGGCGTTAAGCGACATGGCCGGGTGGCTGGGGTCCTGGGCGAGATTGAGGTAGGCCGCTCGGCGCAGCTGCTCCTCGATGACCAGCGCCTGCTCCAGCAACTTAAAACGCCGGGCCAGGAACTTGTTTTTGATTTCCAGAAAGTTGCCCTTGCCAACGTCCATCTTGAAGGGTTCGTTAATGATCGCGAAACGGATATCGTTTTGGATATCCTGCCAACGGCCATAGCCATGGGTTACAATTCCGGCCAACAGCCAGTAGTCGTGGCGACGGTGCCAGATCTCGTATTCTCGCCCGGGAACGGCAGCCTTCTCCTCGTTGAGCCACAGAGTGTGCAGTTCGGTGAAGCCGCCGTCGGCGATGTTGAACATAAATTTGCGCTTTAGCACCTCCAAGCTGTCCTCCGCTCCCTTGCCAGTGGCTCCAGTTgcagcagacgcagcagcGGCGACCGCCTTCTGATCCTTGGGTGAACTGGCACTGGGCTTTTCTAGCTCACCGTCCTCCTTGACAATCATcacatcgtcatcgtcgtcgtcaaTTACTGTCGTCGGTGGTACTGGCTTCTTGTCCTCcaccttttctttttccttctCTTCGGTCTTGGGCTCCTCCTTAACCTCCGGGTCCTTGGCCTCTTCCTTGGGCTCTGTCTTAGCCACCTCGGTTTTGACCTCCGCGTCGCTGGGCTTTGTGTCGCCGGAGGCTTCCTCCACCGGGTTCTCCTGCTTGACATCCCCGGGCTTCTTGTCATCCTCAGCCTCTTGTTCTTGCTTCACCTCGCTCTTCTCTGCCGAGGTCTTATCCTTCTCCTTTTCGGAGTCCTTGTCCTTGTCTTCACCTTTCTCCGAGGCTGGCGCTGGACTGGGAGCCGCACTGGTGGCTGGAGTGACGCTATTGCTGGTAGTAGCGCTCTTGTCAACATTGCCACCGGCAGGCGGAGCTTCAAGTGCCGCCACATCCTGTTTCAGGGCTGATCGTACGGGCTCGCACGGCTTGAGAATGAGCTCCGGCATGCTGTAGTATCCGTTAATATGCTCGAATTCCTGTACTTTCTTGCGAATTAGCGACATCACACCGATCCGGGTGAGCACATGCTGGCGGGATAGACCTTCGCGCGGCACACCATCGGCAAAGGTTTCCGCATTGTCTGCTCCCGGCTCGCAAAGATGCCGCATAAACAGAGAAACATACGCCTTAAAATTGCGCTCCGATTTACCACGCAAATCCCGGACTAGCCACTGCGAGTTGAAGGCATCCTGCGGCGGCATTCCGTACCGCATAATGGCATTGAGGAAGCTCTTGCGTTGACGGGCATTAAAGCCGAGCACCTCGATGTTTCCACCCACGCGTGCCAACAGTGGGGGCAATGGACGATCGTCGCGACGCTCCAATCGCCGCTTGGCCTTTCTCTCGGCGCCATTCTGGTCATCGAAGTCATCGTCGCCGCCATCCTCGTCGGAGCCAGCTGAATACTCTGAGTTATACTCGCTTCCGTTGTCCTGCCAGTTGGAATCATCCCGCGTGGTATCTGCCGCCACAACGCCGCCATCCGTGTAGTTGACCTGTTTACGGACGCGCTTGCCCTTGCCCAGGCTGCGGCCCACATCTTCCTGGTGCTGTTCATAGTGATGGCGCAGCAGCTTCACCCAGTACGCCGGATCAGAGTTCTCGGCATCTTGTTTGATAATCTCCgtctcttcctcctcctcctcttctttAGTGGCGTACGAAGCCACCTTAAACGAGGACAGATACTCGTTGGCCCAGGACTCTTTCTCCTCGATACCGCGGTTGGTTCTGTCGAGCAGTTCGGCCACCGCCTTGTCGTCATAGTGGATAGCTTCCTCCTTGTCATCCTCCTTGAACAGATCCTCGGTACCGAAACGAAGGATATCGTCCAGTTCTTGCTTGGTAAAGTTAGCGCCTTTACCGCCCATTCCCGGACGGACCACAAGATGAGTCAACATCATCTTTCGCTTGGCCACCTGGGTAACGCGCTCCTCCACAGAATTTCGAGTAACAAATCGATAGATCATCACCTTGTTAGCCTGGCCGATACGATGGGCTCGCGAGAAGGCCTGAATATCGTTGTGGGGATTCCAATCGGAGTCATAAATAATGACAGTATCGGCCGTGGCCAAGTTAATACCCAATCCTCCGGCTCGAGTACTTAGCAAAAAGACAAACTGCTGCGCACCTGGTGCATTGAACCTATCAATGGCTTCCTGACGCAATGTTCCTGTGATTCCACCGTCAATCCGTTCGTACTTGTACTGCTCGCCCTCGAGGAAGTCCTCGAGAATGTCCAACATCTTGGTCATCTGGGAGAAAATCAAGACACGATGGTTTTGTGCCTTCAGCTGCTTCAGCATCTTGGATAGCAGGACCAGCTTGCCAGCAGCTTTGGTCAACGAGTTAATCTCGTAAAGACCACCGGCAGCGGTGGTTGCCTCCTCGGCGGCCGAGGGAAAGAGATACGGATGGTTGCAGCACTTCTTCAGGTCCATCATAATGTTGATCAGTGAGCAAGAGCCACCACCGCTCTTCGAATTCAAAGCCTCGTAGTTCTTGGTCAAGATGAACTTGTAGAACTTCTTCTGCATGGCCGACAGCTCGACACGCACGATAAACTCAGACTTGGAGGGCATGTTCTTCAGCACATCCGTCTTCAAACGACGCAGCATGTGCGGTCCAAGCATCTCGTGCAGACGCTTAACCTGCTCCTCCTTCGAAACGTCAGCGAACTCGCCCTGGAAGGCCTGCAGATCATTGAACTTGTCGCGGCTCAAGAAGTTGAGCAGATGGAACAGCTCCTCGAGATTGTTCTGCAGCGGTGTGCCGGTAAGCAGAAGCTTGTAGGCAATGGTGTAGCTGTTCAGGATACGGAAGAACTTGCTCTGGTTGCTCTTCAATCGATGGGCCTCGTCCACGACGAGCACGGCCCAGTCAATGCTGCCCAGACAAGCAGCGTCCATGGAGATCAGCTCGTAGCTAGTCAGCAGTACGTTGAATTTATACTGGGTGGTCCGCAAGCGCGAAACCTTGCTACCACGAATGGCGCCCTCCTCGAAGCTCAGCTCGTTCTCCCGTATAACCGCTCTCGAGTCCTTGTCGCCGATATACGTGATGCAGTAAAAGTCCGGAGCCCACAGCTCAAACTCGCGTTCCCAGTTCACTAGCGTCGAGAGTGGCACGGCCACGAGGAAGGGGCCGCGGCAATGGCCCTCCTTGTACAAAGAGTACAGGAAGGTGACCGTCTGAATGGTCTTACCCAGACCCATCTCGTCGGCCAGGATGGTGTCGATGCCCTGGCCCCAGCTGTAGCGCAACCAGTTAATGCCCTCGATCTGGTAGGGATGCAACTGCATGCCAGTGCCCTCCAAGAAAGCCGGCTGATCCTCATACTTCTTCTTCAGATCAGTAGTTGGCTTTTCCGGCGGCGGTGTGTAGTGCTTGACCGGGCgatcctcgtcgtcctccacCTTGAGCTTGGACTTGCGACCCTTCTTGCTCTTTTTGCTGCGCGACTGAGTGGTCTCCGAGGTGCAAACCGCACGCAGATCCTGATAGTAATCGATGGCTTGTCGCAGGCCCTGTATGTCATCACCCTCTTCTTCCCAGGTGGACTTGTCATAGGGCAACTCGCGCCACTTCACCAGATACATGGTGCTGCCATCTCTTGCCGTACGATGGTTGATAACGCGCTGGACAATGAGCCACTCTGGCTTGACGCCATTCTTGTAGAAGCGCTCCTCCAGCACTTCGGCATCATCGTTTGCCTTCATGCCAACCTTGTCCTTGTGCCGCTGAATACGCTTGTAACGAGTGTCCGCCTCATCCAGCGACTCCTCGAACTTGGGCGGTTCTTCCATGTCGTACTTGCGCTGGAACGAACGGATCATGAGCGGATGATGGACGTCCAGTTGCACCTCGGGCACCCATTCGCAGTGCCAGTAGGACATGTTGTGCCACTTGATAAAGTACTCGCGCACCCGGGAGTTACTGTTCTTTGATCCCTTCGAGGTGGAGGGACCGTCGTCATTGCTACGCTGTGCCCATCGCCAGGTGATGATCTTCTCAGCCTTGCCAGTGAGCGGAGGGCAGCTGCAACGGGGACAGCGCCAATCGCCATCGGGTATAGTGTCCAGAGGCGGATTCAAGCAGAACGTGTGATAGGCGGAGGGACAAGAGTCGCAGCACAGCAACTCGCCACCATCCTTGCACACGCGGCAGAACTCCTGGTGCTCATCATCGTCCTCTTCCTCAGCAGCACCTCCGTCAGCCTCGCAGTGCGGGCACGACCACTTGCCCTCTGGCGGCTCATCCAGCTCTGGCTCCAGGCACACCAAGTGATATGCCCGAGGGCAGGTGTCGCACAGGATGATCTCACCTCCTTGCTGGCACACCTCGCAGTAGTCCTGGTGCTCATGCTCGCCATCTTCGCCCTCCGGGAAGTTCTTCGTTTTCTTGAGTTTATTCTTCTTCTTGAACTTGTTGCCGATCTTGGTCTTGGCCTTCTTGCGCACCACGGGAGCGCCTGATCCATCGTCCTGGGTAGCGGGTGCTGAGTTGTCCGCCTTGGAGGAGACAGGAGCCTCCTTTTCATCGGCACTGTCATCCGACTTCTGAAGCATCCGTTCGAACTCAAGATCCGAGTCGCGTTCCGATGCACCGCTAGCATCTTGCTCCTCATCCGAACTATCGCGCTTGCGCTTGCCGAGCAGCTTAATCTTAAGAGTGGGCACCTTGCCGGAGGGACGACGTCCCttcttgccacgcccactgcgcTTGCGACGCggcttcttctcctcctcctcctcttcttcctcctcctcgacggcCTCCTCGTAGATATCGTCCGGTTTCTCGTTGCGCGAGGAACGCGATGATCGAGGTTCCTCCGGCTCATCGCCAGCCACACTGCGTGCCTGTCCGGCGGATGCACCGGAGCCGGCGGCACCGCCCTCCTGCTGGATGTGCGGATTGCTCTCGCAGAACTCCCTCCACTTGGCTGCCACCAGCATTATTAGCTTTGGTGCCGCAATCTTGGGGTTCTCCTTCTGCAGAATCGGACGAACATGCTGCATGAAAGCCTTGTAGGTGGTCAGGctctgcagctcctcctcacTGTACTCGATCTCCACATCGCAGACGCTAAAGGCCGAGCACACCTCTTCCACAGATGGCATTCCTGGCAGTGGGTAAAAAAAATCAGCATGAGGCTACCGTGCAGAGTTAATCCCTCTTCTAAAGCCAAAGTTACTTGGCTCATAAAACTCGTGGTAACTACACTATTTAAAATCCTAGCTCTTACCGGATGATGCCGACTCCTTCTCCTTGGCGGCCTGTTTCTCCTCCTTGCGCTTGCGACCGCGCTTGGAGGTGCTGGGGTACTCCACGTTCTCATCGTGCTGGACAAAGTCGCTGTCCTCCTCGCTCTCGTTCTTCTtgcgcttcttcttcttgcgaCCCTTCTCCTCGCCCTTCCTGGTCTTGCGCTTCTTGCCCTTCTTCTTCCTGCGACTGTCCTCCGGATCGTAGTCGTCGTCTTCGTCGTTCTGCTGGGTATTCAAGAGGATTACATCTATATACCATACTTATGACTTTTAGAACCACTCACATTCGGCTTCAGAGGCGCGTCGGAATCGTTGGACAGCTCCGCCGCAGGTGCGTTGTCTTCCTGggcctcttcttcttctaaaGGAATCAGAGGAAAAGGAAAGAGTTGCAATTAGTTCTACCCCGATATATTGATCGCTTTGGAGGGCGACCTGGAGTTACCGTGAGTCATGTTCAAGGAGCTTCAATCGATGGTCGGTTGGTGGTCAATAGATGGAGGaaacaataatcaaaataaagtcAACAGAGAAAAACGAGCTGTTTTCgattcaatattttatttgattctattttttgctttttttgtcaagttttttttcatctttcttcttttgttgtttgtggtCTTAATAATTACTAGTATATAACAATATCTCTTTTTTTGTAAGATTTTTCATTCTGCTGGTCTTGTCAGCGGTTTTGCTCTTAAGAtgtacaataataataataatatttttctcaTGTCTCTTGATCTGTTTTACTCTTCTTCTATTCTCGACTTACACAATCATTAATCGTTAATAAGTTCCTTTTTCAATTGCTGTGTTAG
It contains:
- the LOC6738752 gene encoding chromodomain-helicase-DNA-binding protein Mi-2 homolog isoform X1; amino-acid sequence: MASEEENDDNFQEEEEAQEDNAPAAELSNDSDAPLKPNQNDEDDDYDPEDSRRKKKGKKRKTRKGEEKGRKKKKRKKNESEEDSDFVQHDENVEYPSTSKRGRKRKEEKQAAKEKESASSGMPSVEEVCSAFSVCDVEIEYSEEELQSLTTYKAFMQHVRPILQKENPKIAAPKLIMLVAAKWREFCESNPHIQQEGGAAGSGASAGQARSVAGDEPEEPRSSRSSRNEKPDDIYEEAVEEEEEEEEEEKKPRRKRSGRGKKGRRPSGKVPTLKIKLLGKRKRDSSDEEQDASGASERDSDLEFERMLQKSDDSADEKEAPVSSKADNSAPATQDDGSGAPVVRKKAKTKIGNKFKKKNKLKKTKNFPEGEDGEHEHQDYCEVCQQGGEIILCDTCPRAYHLVCLEPELDEPPEGKWSCPHCEADGGAAEEEDDDEHQEFCRVCKDGGELLCCDSCPSAYHTFCLNPPLDTIPDGDWRCPRCSCPPLTGKAEKIITWRWAQRSNDDGPSTSKGSKNSNSRVREYFIKWHNMSYWHCEWVPEVQLDVHHPLMIRSFQRKYDMEEPPKFEESLDEADTRYKRIQRHKDKVGMKANDDAEVLEERFYKNGVKPEWLIVQRVINHRTARDGSTMYLVKWRELPYDKSTWEEEGDDIQGLRQAIDYYQDLRAVCTSETTQSRSKKSKKGRKSKLKVEDDEDRPVKHYTPPPEKPTTDLKKKYEDQPAFLEGTGMQLHPYQIEGINWLRYSWGQGIDTILADEMGLGKTIQTVTFLYSLYKEGHCRGPFLVAVPLSTLVNWEREFELWAPDFYCITYIGDKDSRAVIRENELSFEEGAIRGSKVSRLRTTQYKFNVLLTSYELISMDAACLGSIDWAVLVVDEAHRLKSNQSKFFRILNSYTIAYKLLLTGTPLQNNLEELFHLLNFLSRDKFNDLQAFQGEFADVSKEEQVKRLHEMLGPHMLRRLKTDVLKNMPSKSEFIVRVELSAMQKKFYKFILTKNYEALNSKSGGGSCSLINIMMDLKKCCNHPYLFPSAAEEATTAAGGLYEINSLTKAAGKLVLLSKMLKQLKAQNHRVLIFSQMTKMLDILEDFLEGEQYKYERIDGGITGTLRQEAIDRFNAPGAQQFVFLLSTRAGGLGINLATADTVIIYDSDWNPHNDIQAFSRAHRIGQANKVMIYRFVTRNSVEERVTQVAKRKMMLTHLVVRPGMGGKGANFTKQELDDILRFGTEDLFKEDDKEEAIHYDDKAVAELLDRTNRGIEEKESWANEYLSSFKVASYATKEEEEEEETEIIKQDAENSDPAYWVKLLRHHYEQHQEDVGRSLGKGKRVRKQVNYTDGGVVAADTTRDDSNWQDNGSEYNSEYSAGSDEDGGDDDFDDQNGAERKAKRRLERRDDRPLPPLLARVGGNIEVLGFNARQRKSFLNAIMRYGMPPQDAFNSQWLVRDLRGKSERNFKAYVSLFMRHLCEPGADNAETFADGVPREGLSRQHVLTRIGVMSLIRKKVQEFEHINGYYSMPELILKPCEPVRSALKQDVAALEAPPAGGNVDKSATTSNSVTPATSAAPSPAPASEKGEDKDKDSEKEKDKTSAEKSEVKQEQEAEDDKKPGDVKQENPVEEASGDTKPSDAEVKTEVAKTEPKEEAKDPEVKEEPKTEEKEKEKVEDKKPVPPTTVIDDDDDDVMIVKEDGELEKPSASSPKDQKAVAAAASAATGATGKGAEDSLEVLKRKFMFNIADGGFTELHTLWLNEEKAAVPGREYEIWHRRHDYWLLAGIVTHGYGRWQDIQNDIRFAIINEPFKMDVGKGNFLEIKNKFLARRFKLLEQALVIEEQLRRAAYLNLAQDPSHPAMSLNARFAEVECLAESHQHLSKESLAGNKPANAVLHKVLNQLEELLSDMKSDVSRLPATLARIPPVAQRLQMSERSILSRLAATAGNASNAAQLMAQFPAGFQGTTLPAFTSGPAGNFANFRPQFSVPGQLSNNSGV
- the LOC6738752 gene encoding chromodomain-helicase-DNA-binding protein Mi-2 homolog isoform X4; translation: MTHEEEEAQEDNAPAAELSNDSDAPLKPNNDEDDDYDPEDSRRKKKGKKRKTRKGEEKGRKKKKRKKNESEEDSDFVQHDENVEYPSTSKRGRKRKEEKQAAKEKESASSGMPSVEEVCSAFSVCDVEIEYSEEELQSLTTYKAFMQHVRPILQKENPKIAAPKLIMLVAAKWREFCESNPHIQQEGGAAGSGASAGQARSVAGDEPEEPRSSRSSRNEKPDDIYEEAVEEEEEEEEEEKKPRRKRSGRGKKGRRPSGKVPTLKIKLLGKRKRDSSDEEQDASGASERDSDLEFERMLQKSDDSADEKEAPVSSKADNSAPATQDDGSGAPVVRKKAKTKIGNKFKKKNKLKKTKNFPEGEDGEHEHQDYCEVCQQGGEIILCDTCPRAYHLVCLEPELDEPPEGKWSCPHCEADGGAAEEEDDDEHQEFCRVCKDGGELLCCDSCPSAYHTFCLNPPLDTIPDGDWRCPRCSCPPLTGKAEKIITWRWAQRSNDDGPSTSKGSKNSNSRVREYFIKWHNMSYWHCEWVPEVQLDVHHPLMIRSFQRKYDMEEPPKFEESLDEADTRYKRIQRHKDKVGMKANDDAEVLEERFYKNGVKPEWLIVQRVINHRTARDGSTMYLVKWRELPYDKSTWEEEGDDIQGLRQAIDYYQDLRAVCTSETTQSRSKKSKKGRKSKLKVEDDEDRPVKHYTPPPEKPTTDLKKKYEDQPAFLEGTGMQLHPYQIEGINWLRYSWGQGIDTILADEMGLGKTIQTVTFLYSLYKEGHCRGPFLVAVPLSTLVNWEREFELWAPDFYCITYIGDKDSRAVIRENELSFEEGAIRGSKVSRLRTTQYKFNVLLTSYELISMDAACLGSIDWAVLVVDEAHRLKSNQSKFFRILNSYTIAYKLLLTGTPLQNNLEELFHLLNFLSRDKFNDLQAFQGEFADVSKEEQVKRLHEMLGPHMLRRLKTDVLKNMPSKSEFIVRVELSAMQKKFYKFILTKNYEALNSKSGGGSCSLINIMMDLKKCCNHPYLFPSAAEEATTAAGGLYEINSLTKAAGKLVLLSKMLKQLKAQNHRVLIFSQMTKMLDILEDFLEGEQYKYERIDGGITGTLRQEAIDRFNAPGAQQFVFLLSTRAGGLGINLATADTVIIYDSDWNPHNDIQAFSRAHRIGQANKVMIYRFVTRNSVEERVTQVAKRKMMLTHLVVRPGMGGKGANFTKQELDDILRFGTEDLFKEDDKEEAIHYDDKAVAELLDRTNRGIEEKESWANEYLSSFKVASYATKEEEEEEETEIIKQDAENSDPAYWVKLLRHHYEQHQEDVGRSLGKGKRVRKQVNYTDGGVVAADTTRDDSNWQDNGSEYNSEYSAGSDEDGGDDDFDDQNGAERKAKRRLERRDDRPLPPLLARVGGNIEVLGFNARQRKSFLNAIMRYGMPPQDAFNSQWLVRDLRGKSERNFKAYVSLFMRHLCEPGADNAETFADGVPREGLSRQHVLTRIGVMSLIRKKVQEFEHINGYYSMPELILKPCEPVRSALKQDVAALEAPPAGGNVDKSATTSNSVTPATSAAPSPAPASEKGEDKDKDSEKEKDKTSAEKSEVKQEQEAEDDKKPGDVKQENPVEEASGDTKPSDAEVKTEVAKTEPKEEAKDPEVKEEPKTEEKEKEKVEDKKPVPPTTVIDDDDDDVMIVKEDGELEKPSASSPKDQKAVAAAASAATGATGKGAEDSLEVLKRKFMFNIADGGFTELHTLWLNEEKAAVPGREYEIWHRRHDYWLLAGIVTHGYGRWQDIQNDIRFAIINEPFKMDVGKGNFLEIKNKFLARRFKLLEQALVIEEQLRRAAYLNLAQDPSHPAMSLNARFAEVECLAESHQHLSKESLAGNKPANAVLHKVLNQLEELLSDMKSDVSRLPATLARIPPVAQRLQMSERSILSRLAATAGNASNAAQLMAQFPAGFQGTTLPAFTSGPAGNFANFRPQFSVPGQLSNNSGV
- the LOC6738752 gene encoding chromodomain-helicase-DNA-binding protein Mi-2 homolog isoform X2 → MASEEENDDNFQEEEEAQEDNAPAAELSNDSDAPLKPNNDEDDDYDPEDSRRKKKGKKRKTRKGEEKGRKKKKRKKNESEEDSDFVQHDENVEYPSTSKRGRKRKEEKQAAKEKESASSGMPSVEEVCSAFSVCDVEIEYSEEELQSLTTYKAFMQHVRPILQKENPKIAAPKLIMLVAAKWREFCESNPHIQQEGGAAGSGASAGQARSVAGDEPEEPRSSRSSRNEKPDDIYEEAVEEEEEEEEEEKKPRRKRSGRGKKGRRPSGKVPTLKIKLLGKRKRDSSDEEQDASGASERDSDLEFERMLQKSDDSADEKEAPVSSKADNSAPATQDDGSGAPVVRKKAKTKIGNKFKKKNKLKKTKNFPEGEDGEHEHQDYCEVCQQGGEIILCDTCPRAYHLVCLEPELDEPPEGKWSCPHCEADGGAAEEEDDDEHQEFCRVCKDGGELLCCDSCPSAYHTFCLNPPLDTIPDGDWRCPRCSCPPLTGKAEKIITWRWAQRSNDDGPSTSKGSKNSNSRVREYFIKWHNMSYWHCEWVPEVQLDVHHPLMIRSFQRKYDMEEPPKFEESLDEADTRYKRIQRHKDKVGMKANDDAEVLEERFYKNGVKPEWLIVQRVINHRTARDGSTMYLVKWRELPYDKSTWEEEGDDIQGLRQAIDYYQDLRAVCTSETTQSRSKKSKKGRKSKLKVEDDEDRPVKHYTPPPEKPTTDLKKKYEDQPAFLEGTGMQLHPYQIEGINWLRYSWGQGIDTILADEMGLGKTIQTVTFLYSLYKEGHCRGPFLVAVPLSTLVNWEREFELWAPDFYCITYIGDKDSRAVIRENELSFEEGAIRGSKVSRLRTTQYKFNVLLTSYELISMDAACLGSIDWAVLVVDEAHRLKSNQSKFFRILNSYTIAYKLLLTGTPLQNNLEELFHLLNFLSRDKFNDLQAFQGEFADVSKEEQVKRLHEMLGPHMLRRLKTDVLKNMPSKSEFIVRVELSAMQKKFYKFILTKNYEALNSKSGGGSCSLINIMMDLKKCCNHPYLFPSAAEEATTAAGGLYEINSLTKAAGKLVLLSKMLKQLKAQNHRVLIFSQMTKMLDILEDFLEGEQYKYERIDGGITGTLRQEAIDRFNAPGAQQFVFLLSTRAGGLGINLATADTVIIYDSDWNPHNDIQAFSRAHRIGQANKVMIYRFVTRNSVEERVTQVAKRKMMLTHLVVRPGMGGKGANFTKQELDDILRFGTEDLFKEDDKEEAIHYDDKAVAELLDRTNRGIEEKESWANEYLSSFKVASYATKEEEEEEETEIIKQDAENSDPAYWVKLLRHHYEQHQEDVGRSLGKGKRVRKQVNYTDGGVVAADTTRDDSNWQDNGSEYNSEYSAGSDEDGGDDDFDDQNGAERKAKRRLERRDDRPLPPLLARVGGNIEVLGFNARQRKSFLNAIMRYGMPPQDAFNSQWLVRDLRGKSERNFKAYVSLFMRHLCEPGADNAETFADGVPREGLSRQHVLTRIGVMSLIRKKVQEFEHINGYYSMPELILKPCEPVRSALKQDVAALEAPPAGGNVDKSATTSNSVTPATSAAPSPAPASEKGEDKDKDSEKEKDKTSAEKSEVKQEQEAEDDKKPGDVKQENPVEEASGDTKPSDAEVKTEVAKTEPKEEAKDPEVKEEPKTEEKEKEKVEDKKPVPPTTVIDDDDDDVMIVKEDGELEKPSASSPKDQKAVAAAASAATGATGKGAEDSLEVLKRKFMFNIADGGFTELHTLWLNEEKAAVPGREYEIWHRRHDYWLLAGIVTHGYGRWQDIQNDIRFAIINEPFKMDVGKGNFLEIKNKFLARRFKLLEQALVIEEQLRRAAYLNLAQDPSHPAMSLNARFAEVECLAESHQHLSKESLAGNKPANAVLHKVLNQLEELLSDMKSDVSRLPATLARIPPVAQRLQMSERSILSRLAATAGNASNAAQLMAQFPAGFQGTTLPAFTSGPAGNFANFRPQFSVPGQLSNNSGV
- the LOC6738752 gene encoding chromodomain-helicase-DNA-binding protein Mi-2 homolog isoform X3 is translated as MTHEEEEAQEDNAPAAELSNDSDAPLKPNQNDEDDDYDPEDSRRKKKGKKRKTRKGEEKGRKKKKRKKNESEEDSDFVQHDENVEYPSTSKRGRKRKEEKQAAKEKESASSGMPSVEEVCSAFSVCDVEIEYSEEELQSLTTYKAFMQHVRPILQKENPKIAAPKLIMLVAAKWREFCESNPHIQQEGGAAGSGASAGQARSVAGDEPEEPRSSRSSRNEKPDDIYEEAVEEEEEEEEEEKKPRRKRSGRGKKGRRPSGKVPTLKIKLLGKRKRDSSDEEQDASGASERDSDLEFERMLQKSDDSADEKEAPVSSKADNSAPATQDDGSGAPVVRKKAKTKIGNKFKKKNKLKKTKNFPEGEDGEHEHQDYCEVCQQGGEIILCDTCPRAYHLVCLEPELDEPPEGKWSCPHCEADGGAAEEEDDDEHQEFCRVCKDGGELLCCDSCPSAYHTFCLNPPLDTIPDGDWRCPRCSCPPLTGKAEKIITWRWAQRSNDDGPSTSKGSKNSNSRVREYFIKWHNMSYWHCEWVPEVQLDVHHPLMIRSFQRKYDMEEPPKFEESLDEADTRYKRIQRHKDKVGMKANDDAEVLEERFYKNGVKPEWLIVQRVINHRTARDGSTMYLVKWRELPYDKSTWEEEGDDIQGLRQAIDYYQDLRAVCTSETTQSRSKKSKKGRKSKLKVEDDEDRPVKHYTPPPEKPTTDLKKKYEDQPAFLEGTGMQLHPYQIEGINWLRYSWGQGIDTILADEMGLGKTIQTVTFLYSLYKEGHCRGPFLVAVPLSTLVNWEREFELWAPDFYCITYIGDKDSRAVIRENELSFEEGAIRGSKVSRLRTTQYKFNVLLTSYELISMDAACLGSIDWAVLVVDEAHRLKSNQSKFFRILNSYTIAYKLLLTGTPLQNNLEELFHLLNFLSRDKFNDLQAFQGEFADVSKEEQVKRLHEMLGPHMLRRLKTDVLKNMPSKSEFIVRVELSAMQKKFYKFILTKNYEALNSKSGGGSCSLINIMMDLKKCCNHPYLFPSAAEEATTAAGGLYEINSLTKAAGKLVLLSKMLKQLKAQNHRVLIFSQMTKMLDILEDFLEGEQYKYERIDGGITGTLRQEAIDRFNAPGAQQFVFLLSTRAGGLGINLATADTVIIYDSDWNPHNDIQAFSRAHRIGQANKVMIYRFVTRNSVEERVTQVAKRKMMLTHLVVRPGMGGKGANFTKQELDDILRFGTEDLFKEDDKEEAIHYDDKAVAELLDRTNRGIEEKESWANEYLSSFKVASYATKEEEEEEETEIIKQDAENSDPAYWVKLLRHHYEQHQEDVGRSLGKGKRVRKQVNYTDGGVVAADTTRDDSNWQDNGSEYNSEYSAGSDEDGGDDDFDDQNGAERKAKRRLERRDDRPLPPLLARVGGNIEVLGFNARQRKSFLNAIMRYGMPPQDAFNSQWLVRDLRGKSERNFKAYVSLFMRHLCEPGADNAETFADGVPREGLSRQHVLTRIGVMSLIRKKVQEFEHINGYYSMPELILKPCEPVRSALKQDVAALEAPPAGGNVDKSATTSNSVTPATSAAPSPAPASEKGEDKDKDSEKEKDKTSAEKSEVKQEQEAEDDKKPGDVKQENPVEEASGDTKPSDAEVKTEVAKTEPKEEAKDPEVKEEPKTEEKEKEKVEDKKPVPPTTVIDDDDDDVMIVKEDGELEKPSASSPKDQKAVAAAASAATGATGKGAEDSLEVLKRKFMFNIADGGFTELHTLWLNEEKAAVPGREYEIWHRRHDYWLLAGIVTHGYGRWQDIQNDIRFAIINEPFKMDVGKGNFLEIKNKFLARRFKLLEQALVIEEQLRRAAYLNLAQDPSHPAMSLNARFAEVECLAESHQHLSKESLAGNKPANAVLHKVLNQLEELLSDMKSDVSRLPATLARIPPVAQRLQMSERSILSRLAATAGNASNAAQLMAQFPAGFQGTTLPAFTSGPAGNFANFRPQFSVPGQLSNNSGV